The nucleotide window AGAACCTGTGAGTGAACTCCAGCAAAGTTTCCTCTCTTCTTCTCGACTACCAGCATTGTAGCCTGATCCTTGTACGTCCGGCTGATTTTTTCGTTGCTGTATGCGTTCTTCCTATCTTCAAGCGCCCAGTTATATAGCTGCCTGCAGGTCTCCAGAATCTCCTCTAAGCGCTTGGCCTGATCCTCAGTCGGATACAGCCGGAACTTGTAGGCAGATCTCATTTCCCTCCCAAATGAAGACTAGCCAAAAGTATATCTAGTTATCCCGAAATCGTACGGCATTCATCCCTCCCCTGAAGGGGAGGGGTCTTCTGCCTGCTCTTCTATAAATCTGTTTGTCCAATGATTAGCAGTGTACTCGAATCATTGAGATCAACAGCATGTGACATCGCTGACTCCATGAGGTAATGCGCCTAAAGGGACTGTTCCAGTGATACGAGTAAACGATCGAGGCTCATCCAAACGAATTAGTGGAATGTTTAGAATGGCGAAAAGAGAAGCTTCAACGGTACCGAAAATCCAGCTCAATCAAGCTTTCCGATAATTAGCGGAGATGAGCCACGATCGATAGTTCCAACTGCATACAATTGGAACGGCGGCGATATCATGACTCCACAGCTCAGTCTCCTGAGAGAAAGTTTTATCTCCGATTACAGACTCGATCTCCTCGCGCGCCGGGATAGGGTAGTGGTCATCCTGCGGGACTGTGGATCCCTCGAGCCGGGTTCGAATCCCGGTCCCGGCCTAGGAATATCGCTTTTCGCTGCTGTGTTGGATTACCTCCCGTGATGACGTCTCAAGATATCGATTCCGGTCTATTCTCCATGCATTCCTGAAATCGTTTTCTGCTTGCGGATTTTCATGACTTATCCAACACAGCACTTTTTGCGCGTTACCGCTTCTTTTGGTCCTGTTTGCATGATGGATAGACCGCAGATCACTCCACCGCTCAGCGGCCTGCATGTGCCCTTCCATCGAAAAACGGCGCTCTTCTCCTCACAGCCTCCACGATCAGCATCTCGATCTCATCCGGATCCGTCGATCCTATCTCCAGCAGATTGTCGTTTCTCAGGAGGCATGGCTTCAGCCTTCCATCGGAGGTCACCCTTAGCCGGTTGCAGTGAGCGCAGAACTCAGTGTTGTCCATGGGCCTGACGATCTCAACAACAGCGCCTTTAATAAAGTACTTCCTGCGCCTGTGCATCTCTCTCGTCAGAACCCCATCCGCCTCAGCCTCAAGCATCCTCTCAACACTCTCCAGATCACCCTTCGGCCCATCCCCGAGCAGCTCGATGAGCTGGAGGATAATGCCGTTCTTCCGGGAGAACTCGATCATATCCGGGATCTCGCACTCGTTCTCCCTCAGAACGACCATGTTGAGCTTTACAGGTCGCAATCCCGAGATCAGAGCAGACTCAATCCCGCAGAGAACCCTCTCCAGATCGCCCTCTCTGGCGCCGGTGATGCGCCTGTACCTCTCAGGATCCAGCGAGTCCAGGCTTATGTTAGCTCTCGAGAGCCCGGCTGCTGCGAGCCGGTCAGCCCGCTCCTTCAGATATACACCATTGGTGGTGATCGAGATCTCGATCCCGGGCGCGACCTCCTTGAATCCGGCTATCATCTCCTCAAGATCAGTGCGCATCAGCGGCTCTCCTCCAGTTATCTTAACACTCCTCATGCCGAGACGTGATGCAGCGCTCACCACATTCACCGCCATCTCCCTGGAGATCTCGCGATCTGCCGGCATCTCACCCTCATGATGACAGTAGATGCATCTGAGATTGCATCTGGATGTAACTGACATGCGCAGACCTGTGACCTTACGTCCGTATGGGTCTATGAGGACCATTGTGCTGAAGAATCGGCTGATACTATTTAGCGGATTT belongs to Methanothrix sp. and includes:
- the moaA gene encoding GTP 3',8-cyclase MoaA, which gives rise to MVLIDPYGRKVTGLRMSVTSRCNLRCIYCHHEGEMPADREISREMAVNVVSAASRLGMRSVKITGGEPLMRTDLEEMIAGFKEVAPGIEISITTNGVYLKERADRLAAAGLSRANISLDSLDPERYRRITGAREGDLERVLCGIESALISGLRPVKLNMVVLRENECEIPDMIEFSRKNGIILQLIELLGDGPKGDLESVERMLEAEADGVLTREMHRRRKYFIKGAVVEIVRPMDNTEFCAHCNRLRVTSDGRLKPCLLRNDNLLEIGSTDPDEIEMLIVEAVRRRAPFFDGRAHAGR